The proteins below come from a single Nostoc sp. KVJ3 genomic window:
- a CDS encoding general stress protein, translated as MTLEKERTTIGVFARCSDAQLVLQELKASNFPMHKVSVIARNAEGKNDIAGVEVKDSTGNTSSEETDEAMTDGFLNCVTSFLVDLVLWVIPGTEQVMLAGAEATAIATTLADGLPGVFLSLGITGEQAQCYSELVYKGYYLVMVIGTDIEIRLAKRIFNRRNIQQPSISQPYSTPNSRYKNAVGVFLTPQDTERAITELRNAGFPMSRILVVAKDTSELNNITGVNISSSQDKYAILGIPDELARDYEYQVTLGNYLLVLNSTDIYMAGARAILESNKMQNFRIYSQPALHLTKSDRYRQIMSNF; from the coding sequence ATGACATTAGAAAAAGAGCGAACAACTATAGGAGTTTTCGCTAGATGTTCCGATGCACAATTGGTACTTCAGGAACTAAAAGCTTCTAATTTTCCAATGCATAAAGTTTCTGTAATTGCACGGAATGCAGAAGGGAAAAATGATATTGCTGGTGTTGAAGTTAAAGATAGCACTGGCAATACATCTTCAGAAGAGACTGATGAAGCTATGACTGATGGTTTTTTAAACTGTGTCACTAGCTTCTTAGTCGATCTTGTTCTCTGGGTAATTCCTGGTACAGAGCAAGTTATGCTGGCTGGAGCAGAAGCAACAGCGATCGCTACCACTCTAGCAGATGGCTTGCCTGGTGTGTTCCTAAGTTTAGGAATTACTGGAGAGCAAGCCCAGTGTTATAGCGAACTTGTTTATAAAGGTTACTATTTAGTAATGGTAATCGGCACAGACATAGAAATCCGTCTTGCCAAAAGGATTTTTAATCGCCGTAATATTCAACAGCCGAGTATTTCTCAGCCATATTCTACCCCAAATAGTCGCTATAAAAATGCAGTTGGTGTTTTTCTTACGCCCCAAGACACAGAAAGAGCTATTACTGAACTAAGAAATGCTGGCTTTCCTATGAGTCGAATTTTGGTAGTTGCTAAGGATACAAGCGAACTAAATAATATTACTGGAGTAAATATCAGCAGTTCTCAAGATAAATACGCTATTTTAGGAATTCCTGACGAGCTAGCCAGAGATTATGAATATCAAGTTACCCTTGGCAATTACCTATTAGTCCTAAATAGTACTGATATTTACATGGCTGGTGCAAGAGCTATTTTAGAGAGTAATAAGATGCAAAATTTTCGGATCTATAGCCAACCAGCACTTCATCTAACTAAAAGCGATCGCTATCGTCAGATTATGAGTAATTTCTAG
- a CDS encoding GlsB/YeaQ/YmgE family stress response membrane protein: protein MSNIIAWLVLGLIAGALAKLFYPGTQGGGILSTIVLGILGAVVGGYLGQVLLGSSSAAAASVGALSLGSILFAVLGAMLLIFLWGLLTRRAV from the coding sequence ATGAGTAACATTATTGCTTGGCTGGTTTTGGGTTTAATTGCAGGTGCGTTAGCTAAGTTATTTTATCCAGGAACCCAAGGTGGCGGTATCCTCTCCACCATTGTATTAGGAATCCTTGGAGCAGTAGTTGGGGGTTATTTGGGTCAAGTCCTGCTAGGAAGTAGTTCGGCTGCTGCTGCATCTGTGGGAGCTTTATCTCTGGGAAGCATTTTATTTGCTGTTCTGGGTGCTATGCTGCTGATTTTCCTGTGGGGTTTACTGACTCGTCGTGCTGTGTAA